The sequence CCGGCCCGCAGGGTGTACAGGGTCCAGGCCGGTTCCACGAGATCCGGCTGCTGTCGCACCCTTTCGCGGCTCTCCCGGACCGCCCGGGTCAGCTCACCGGTCTGGTCCAGCGGCCGGCTCTGCCGTCCGAGCAGCGCCTCGGCGCGTGAGACGGCGGGCCGGGCGAGGAAGTCGGCGGCGCTGTCGGCGGCCGGGGCGGGGCTCACCGGGCCGCGCACCCGCATCTGCCGGGCCTGCTCACGCCAGTGGAAGGTGAGGGCCGCCGCCGGGTGGGCCGCCAGGTCGTGCCCCTTCGGGCTGCCCGCGTGAACGGCGAACTGCCAGCCGTTCTCGTCCACGTTCTTCAGAATCAGCACGCGCGCCGAGGGATCGCCGTCGGTGCCGACCGTCGAGAGCGTCATGGCGTGCGGCTCCCGCACCCCGGCGCCGGCGGCCAGGTGCAGCCACTGCCCGAACAGGACCTCGGGCCGCTCCGGCGCCCGGTCCGGGTCGAACACCGGCAGGTCGCCCTGGAACACCGTGAGACCGCGCAGGAACTGCCTCATCTCCGTCATGCGGCGAGACCATAACCGATGGCCCGACCTGCCGGGGACCTGGCGGGATCCTTGCGGGGATTGGCAAAAGCGATGGCGAGATGTTTGCGCATACTGGCATTCAGGCCACTGTTGCTGACTGGAGCGATTCCAGAGAATGGCTTCCGGATCTGGACGCAGCAGGAGAGGAGTCGTCATGACCCGCATCGCCGTCAACGGGTTCGGCCGGATCGGCCGTAACACCCTGCGTGCTCTGCTGGAGCGCGACAGCAAGCTCGACGTGGTCGCGGTCAACGACCTGACCGCCCCGCAGACCCTGGCCCACCTGCTGAAGTACGACACCTCGCTGGGGCGCCTGAACCAGCCGGTCCGGCTCGACGACGGTCACCTGCTGGTGGCCGGCCGGCGGATCCGGGTGCTGGCCGAGCGCGACCCGGCCGACCTGCCCTGGGCCGAGCTCGACGTGGACGTGGTGCTGGAGTCGACCGGCCGCTTCACCCGGGCCGAGGCGGCCCGGGCGCACCTGACCGCCGGGGCGAAAAGGGTTCTGGTCAGCGCTCCTTCGGACGGTGCCGACGTGACCCTGGCCTACGGCGTGAACACCGCCGCCTACGACCCGGCGCGGCACCGCATCGTCTCCAGCGCGTCGTGCACCACCAACGCGCTGGCCCCGCTGGCGTCCGTGCTCGACGACCTGGCCGGCATCGAGCACGGTTTCATGACCACCGTGCACGCCTACACCCAGGAGCAGAACCTCCAGGACGGCCCGCACCGCGACCTGCGCCGGGCCCGGGCCGCCGGGGTGAACATCGTGCCCACCACCACCGGCGCCGCCAAGGCGATCGGCAAGGTGCTGCCCGGGCTCGACGGCCGGCTGTCCGGCGACTCGATCCGGGTGCCGGTGCCGGTCGGCTCGATCGTCGAGCTGAACACGGCCGTGCGGCAGGATGTCTCGCGTGAGGACGTGCTGGCCGCCTACCGCGCCGCGGCCGGCGGCCCGCTGAGGGGCGTGCTGGAGTACGCGGACGAGCCGCTGGTCTCCAGCGACATCACCGGCAATCCCGCCTCGGCCGTCTTCGACGCGGCCCTGACCCGGGTCGACGGGCGGCACGTCAAGGTCGTCGCCTGGTACGACAACGAGTGGGGCTTCTCGCACCGCGTGGTCGACACGCTGGAGCTGCTCACGGCCTGAGGCCGGTCCGGAACACGTGGGGACGACGGGGAGCTGTTGGCGCGGCGTCCCGTCGTCCCCACGGCACCACCGGATGCCCCGGCCACGTGGGCTACTCCTGCCCGCGCAGCTTCTGCTCGCGCTCGCGCAGGCTGTCTTCCCAGCGCCGCAGCGCCTCCTCGTGCTCCCGGTCGACGCGCTCGGTGTCGCGGCGCAGCTGCTCGTCGATCGCGGCGGCGGCCTGCCGGTGGTCGGCCGGTCGCTCGTACTCCGGGAAACCCGCGGTGCACGTGGAGCGCCAGGGCACCGAACCGCCCTGGTACGCCGAGGCCGGCGGGCGGCCGGCCACCAGCCAGGCGATCGGCCCGATGATCGGGAAGAACAGGATGAGCAGCAGCCACCAGCCCTTCTGGAGGTTGCGCACCAGCAGCGAGTCGGTCTGGATGCAGTCGATCAGGCAGAAGATGAGCAGGCCCAGCTCGACGACGACGGGCAGGAACCGGATCACGGGTCATCTCCTCGGGACGGGGCCCGGGAGCCGGGCCACGGCGGATGATCATAGCTTTCGCACAGCTGGGCGGGTTCCCGGTTCTCCCGTCGTTCACCCGGCCGGGGGCCGGTGATCGACGGTGGCCGACCGGGCGTGACGCCGGGCAACTGCGGTGCTGGGGCATCGCGTACGCACAGCACCGGGCGAGAGGTGGGGCGGGGCACAGCCATCACCTAGACTTGGCAGCCATGTCGCGGCAAGCGCTTTCCCGTCCAAAGTCCCCTGGTTCCGGCGAACTGGTCGACGGTGCGCACCCCGTGCGCTCGCTGGTCGGGCTCCTGGCGCGCCGTCCCGGGCGGATGTCGGTGGCGATCGGGAGCTTCGTGCTCAAGGAGATCCCGATGTGGATGCTCCCGGTGATCACCGCGGCGATCATCGACCAGGTCTCGCAGCACGGGTCGACCCGCACGGTGCTGGGCTGGCTCGGCCTGGCCGTGCTCCTGCTCGCCCAGAACTACCCGAACCACCTCGTGTACACCCGCAATTTCATGATCGTGGTGCGGGACACCGGCGCCGAGCTGCGCAACGTGCTGGCGGCCCGGCTCCAGGTGCTGTCGATCGGGTTCCACGCCCGCTCCACCTCGGCCGTGGTGCAGAACAAGGTGGTGCGCGACGTCGAGAACATCGAGCTGATGCTCCAGCAGGTCACGCATCCGCTGCTGTCGGCCACGATGGTGGTGACGGGCGCGGCCGTGATGACCGGGATCATGGTGCCGCAGTTCCTGCCGGTGTACCTGCTCACCGTGCCGCTGGCCCTGCTGATCCGGCAGACCGTGGCCCGCCGTTCCCGGGCCCGCAACGAGCAGTTCCGGCGCGAGATGGAGGGCCTGTCGGCCCGGGTCGGCGAGATGGCCTCGCTGATCCCGGTGACCCGGGCCCACGGGCTGGAACGCACCGCCCAGGACCGGGTGGCGTTCGGTGTCGACCGGGTGCGCCGCGAGGCGCTGCGGCTCGACATGCTGAACGGGCACACCGCCTCGATGTCGTGGGTCACCATGCAGCTGCTCGGCGTGGTCTGCCTGGCGCTGGCCGCGGTGTTCTCCCTGACCGGCACCCTGGCGATCGGCCCGGGCGACGTGGTGCTGCTGTCCACCTACTTCACCCTGCTCACCCAGGGGCTGATCCAGCTGCTCGGCCTGCTGCCGGTGGCGGCGCGGGGCGTGGAGTCGGTGCGCTCGATCGCCGAGGTGCTCGCCGAACCCGACCTGGAGCAGAACGAGGGCCGTCGCCCGGTGCACTCGGTGACGGGAAAGCTCACGCTGCAAGAGGTCTCGCACCGGCACCCGGGCGCGGTGGTGGACTCGCTGCACGGCATCGACCTGGACGTCCGGCCGGGGGAGACGGTCGCGTTCGTCGGGCCCTCCGGCGCCGGCAAGTCCACGGTGCTGAACCTGGTGCTCGGCTTCATCCGCCCCACCAGCGGCCGCATCCTGCTCGACGGCTCCGACATGCAGGAGCTCGACCTGCGCACGGTGCGGCGGTTCGTGTCGGTGGTGCCGCAGGAGCCGGTGCTGTTCGAGGGCAGCATCCGCGACAACGTCACCTACGGCCTCGACGACGTGCCGGACGAGCAGGTGCGCCAGGCCCTGCGCGACGCCCAGGCCCTCGACATCGTCGAGAACCAGCCGCAGGGCTGGGACACCGTGGTGGGTGAGCGCGGCGCCCGGCTGTCCGGAGGTCAGCGCCAGCGCATCGCGATCGCCCGCGCGCTCATCCGCAACCCCCGCATCCTGCTGCTCGACGAGGCCACCAGCGCCCTCGACCCGGAGTCGGAATCGCAGGTGAAGCAGGCCCTCTCGCAGTTGATGGGCGGCTGCACCACGCTGGTGGTGGCGCACCGCCTCTCGACCATCCGGCAGGCCGACCGGATCGTGGTGCTGGAGAACGGCCGGATCACCGAGATCGGGCGGCACGACGAGCTGCTCGCCCACGGCGGCCGCTACGCCGCGCTGCACGCGGCCCAGGCGGGCTGAGCGGTGCCGGGGGACAGGGCGGTGCTGAGCAACGCGGAGGTGCCGGTGGACGACGGGGTGCCGGTGGACGACGTGGTGCGGGTCTTCGGGCAGGAGACCCGGGCGATGGCGGCGGCGCTCGCGGCCCTGCCGGTGAGGGGCTGGGACGCCCCCACGCGGTGCGATCCGTGGACCGTGCGGGAGCTGGTGGGCCACGTGGTGACGGTGATCGGGCGGGTTCCCGGCATGGTCGCGGCCCCGGGCGCCGTGACCGCGGACACCACGGCCGTCACCTACTACCGTGCTGACGAGCGGTTCAGTCCCCGGGCCAACCAGGAACGGGTACGGACGGCGTCGGCCCGGGCGAGCGTGCCCGGAGCTGGAAACGGTGAGCTGGAAAGGGTTTCCGCTGAGGTGGTGCGGGCCTGCGCCGCACAGCCGGCCGGCCGGGTGGTGCTCACCCGGCACGGTGACGCGATGCTGCTGAGCGAGTTCATGGTCACCCGGGTGTTCGAGGTGGCGGTGCACGGTCTCGACGTCGCCGACGCCGTGGGCCGCCCGGCCTGGCTCACCGGCGCGGCGTCCGGGGTGGTGCTCGGGCTGCTCTTCGACGACCCGGCCGCGGCGGTGGCCCTGGGGTGGGCGCCGGACGAGCTGGTGCGGCGGGCCACCGGCCGGGCCCCACTCACCCGGGCCGGGCGGGAGCACCTGGCCGGGTGCGGTCTGCGAGGGCTGGCGCTGGGATGAATGACGGACGACGGTGAGGTGGATCGGGCTCCTCGTCGTCCATCATTTTTCAGGCACTGCCCGGAACAGCTCGGTGGGCGCGTTCTGCTGAGAGGCCGCCCACGAGGCCAGCATCTTCAGCCCGTCGGCGGCCGGGGTGCCGACCGCGGCGGTGTACACGTTCAGGCGCAGGCCCGGGTCGGAGGCGAGCTCCATCGACTCGAAGTCCAG comes from Kineosporia corallincola and encodes:
- the gap gene encoding type I glyceraldehyde-3-phosphate dehydrogenase encodes the protein MTRIAVNGFGRIGRNTLRALLERDSKLDVVAVNDLTAPQTLAHLLKYDTSLGRLNQPVRLDDGHLLVAGRRIRVLAERDPADLPWAELDVDVVLESTGRFTRAEAARAHLTAGAKRVLVSAPSDGADVTLAYGVNTAAYDPARHRIVSSASCTTNALAPLASVLDDLAGIEHGFMTTVHAYTQEQNLQDGPHRDLRRARAAGVNIVPTTTGAAKAIGKVLPGLDGRLSGDSIRVPVPVGSIVELNTAVRQDVSREDVLAAYRAAAGGPLRGVLEYADEPLVSSDITGNPASAVFDAALTRVDGRHVKVVAWYDNEWGFSHRVVDTLELLTA
- a CDS encoding ABC transporter ATP-binding protein; translated protein: MSRQALSRPKSPGSGELVDGAHPVRSLVGLLARRPGRMSVAIGSFVLKEIPMWMLPVITAAIIDQVSQHGSTRTVLGWLGLAVLLLAQNYPNHLVYTRNFMIVVRDTGAELRNVLAARLQVLSIGFHARSTSAVVQNKVVRDVENIELMLQQVTHPLLSATMVVTGAAVMTGIMVPQFLPVYLLTVPLALLIRQTVARRSRARNEQFRREMEGLSARVGEMASLIPVTRAHGLERTAQDRVAFGVDRVRREALRLDMLNGHTASMSWVTMQLLGVVCLALAAVFSLTGTLAIGPGDVVLLSTYFTLLTQGLIQLLGLLPVAARGVESVRSIAEVLAEPDLEQNEGRRPVHSVTGKLTLQEVSHRHPGAVVDSLHGIDLDVRPGETVAFVGPSGAGKSTVLNLVLGFIRPTSGRILLDGSDMQELDLRTVRRFVSVVPQEPVLFEGSIRDNVTYGLDDVPDEQVRQALRDAQALDIVENQPQGWDTVVGERGARLSGGQRQRIAIARALIRNPRILLLDEATSALDPESESQVKQALSQLMGGCTTLVVAHRLSTIRQADRIVVLENGRITEIGRHDELLAHGGRYAALHAAQAG
- a CDS encoding maleylpyruvate isomerase N-terminal domain-containing protein, translated to MLSNAEVPVDDGVPVDDVVRVFGQETRAMAAALAALPVRGWDAPTRCDPWTVRELVGHVVTVIGRVPGMVAAPGAVTADTTAVTYYRADERFSPRANQERVRTASARASVPGAGNGELERVSAEVVRACAAQPAGRVVLTRHGDAMLLSEFMVTRVFEVAVHGLDVADAVGRPAWLTGAASGVVLGLLFDDPAAAVALGWAPDELVRRATGRAPLTRAGREHLAGCGLRGLALG
- a CDS encoding PLD nuclease N-terminal domain-containing protein, coding for MIRFLPVVVELGLLIFCLIDCIQTDSLLVRNLQKGWWLLLILFFPIIGPIAWLVAGRPPASAYQGGSVPWRSTCTAGFPEYERPADHRQAAAAIDEQLRRDTERVDREHEEALRRWEDSLREREQKLRGQE
- a CDS encoding pyridoxine/pyridoxamine 5'-phosphate oxidase produces the protein MTEMRQFLRGLTVFQGDLPVFDPDRAPERPEVLFGQWLHLAAGAGVREPHAMTLSTVGTDGDPSARVLILKNVDENGWQFAVHAGSPKGHDLAAHPAAALTFHWREQARQMRVRGPVSPAPAADSAADFLARPAVSRAEALLGRQSRPLDQTGELTRAVRESRERVRQQPDLVEPAWTLYTLRAGRVEFWQGDTDREHVRLEYLRDGESWRRHRLWP